The genome window GCTTTCCAGCCAGCGCCTCAAAAACGCCTGTGGCGAAATCCTCCTGAACATCCACCCCGGCAAGGAGCCATTTTCTCTCGACCTGCTCATCCCCGGCATCCCCGTCGCCCCGGCAAAAACCCACGCCGATCCCGCAGAGGCCCAGGAAGATCCCAGCACCGCCCCCGAAACCTCAGCAGGAGCAATCGCCGACCAGCCCAGTCTTCTTTCCATCCGCTACAGCCACGCAAACGCAAAGGAATTGGTAGTAGACCAGCAGAGGATGCCGATCAATCTAGCAGCCGGAGAGCCGCTTGAACTACGCTTCTACATAGACGGTTCCGTAATCGAACTCTTCGTAAACAACCAAACCACCTGCACCAAGCGCTTTTATTACCCCGGCCCCACAGCCCCGGAAATAGCCCTGAGCTTCACCGGCAACACAGCAGATGTAGCCCGCCTGTCCTTATGGCAACTATCCCCAATCAGCAAAGACCGCCTGACGACTTAAAACTAACGACTCTTGCCCTTCATACATGCCTGGCCCGAACGCAAGATGAGATCACGCCTTGGATAGCAAGATGGAACCGCGCCCTGGATAGGCCCGGGCTTCAGCCCGGGCATTACAAAGCCTGGTTTTGTCTTTCCCGAAGGGCCTTCCGGCCCTTCGGCGTTTTTTCTACAACCGCCCCTTAGCCTCAAGCACCCGGCTAAGCGCCTGTCCCCCGGTAGCCCCGGTCGCCGAAAGATGCCCCATCTTCCGCCCCTCCCGGGCCTCACGCTTTTCATAAAGATGCACTCGAACCCCAGGCACCGCCAGCGCCGCTGCAAAATCAGGCTCGTGATCGAGCCACACATCCCCCAGCAAATTCACAATTGCCGCAGGCACTAAAACCTCCGTATCCCCAAGCGGCAAATTGCAGCTCGTCCGAACAAGCTGCTCAAACTGACTGGTAGCACAAGCCCGCTCACTCTGGTGATAGCTGTTATGCGGCCGAGGAGCAAGTTCGTTCACAAGTAACTCCCCGGAATGAGTTATAAACATCTCGACGCAAAGTAACCCTTCCAGCTCTAACTTGGAAATAATTCCCCGCGCAATTCCCCGCGCCCGCTCCTCTAACTCTGCCGAAATTCCCGCAGGCAACACACTCCACGCCAATATCTGCGACTCATGATGATTTCGCGCCGCGGGATAAATCCTCACCTCGCCACTCGGCGACCGCGCCGCCATCACACTGATCTCAAAATCCAGATCCAGCGCCATCTCCGCCACAGCAGGCCGCGAACCAAGCCCCGTCCACGCCGCGGAAACATCCGCCTCAGCAGCCTCACCATCAAAACCAAGCCGCCACTGCCCGCGCCCGTCATAGCCACCACGCGCCGTCTTGAGAAACACCTTGCCACTCAACTCCGGCAGTGCAGCCTGCAACTCAACTTCACTCGTAACCACGCGAAAAGCACCAACCGGAAAGCCATGCTCCGCCAGCCAGTTCTTCTGCAAAATCTTGTCCTGAATAATCCGAATCGGCTCCACGCCCGGCCTTAGCGGAGCAAGCCCCGCCACCTCACTCAACGCCGCCACGCCAATCTGCTCAATCTCCAGCGTCACCGCATCCGCGCCTGTCGCCAGCCTCTGCGCAGCAGCCACATCGTCCCACTTGCCGACGACGACTTCATCCACCACAAAACTGGCCGGGCAATTCACATCGGGATCCATCACCCGCACGCGGTATCCCATCGTCCGAGCCGCCATTGCCGTCATGCGCCCTAACTGCCCGCCACCCAGAATCGCCAGCAACCCACCCGGCTGCACCACTAGTCCTGAACTCACAGCGGCAACTCCTGGCTCAACACTTCAGCAGTACGCGCCGCCCGCCACGCCGTCAGCTTCTCGGCCAGTCCAGCATCTGTTGCAGCCAGCATCTGCACCGCAAACAACCCTGCATTCGCCGCCCCAGGCCGCCCGATCGCAAACGTGGCAACCGGAATCCCTTTTGGCATCTGCACAATCGACAGCAGCGAATCCATCCCCTGCAGCGCCGTCGCCGGTACCGGCACTCCCAGCACAGGAACCAGCGTCTTGGCCGCCAGCATCCCCGGCAAATGCGCCGCACCACCCGCACCCGCCACAATCGCCCGCAACCCGCGCCCAGCAGCCGAAGCCGCATACGCAAACAGCAGATCCGGAGTCCGATGCGCACTCACCACCTGCACCTCATGAGGCACCCCAAACTCCCGCAGCATCTCTACCGCAGCAACCATCACCTCATAATCGCTCTTCGAACCCATCACCACGCCCACCAGCGGGCCAATAGCCGTACTCTCACTCATCCCGAAATTATAAGTCCCACCTAAGCAAACCAAACGAACACCCACTGTTGCCTTGGCGTTTGCCCTTGCCGTTGCTTTTGCCGTTGCCCTGGCATTTGCCGTTGCCCTTGCTTTTCTGTCTGTCATTCCCAAAGGGAATCTGCTGTTAGCCCTTGCAGTTGCTGTCAGCCGTTGCAGTTGCCCTTGCAGTTGCAGTTAGCACTAGCCGTTGCCTTTGCCGTTCTGTCTGTCATTCCCGAAGGGAATCTGCTTCTTCCCACCTTCACTTCAGCCCCACCATAAATCCCCCCTTCAATGCCGCCGAAAAGCCTCCACCACCACCTCCACCACCGCAAACAAAACACTCACCGCCGCCATAAACCCCTTAGCCCTCTGCAAATTCAACTCATGCAACTCAACCCGCCGCTCCAGCTCCGAAATCCGCCCCGTATTCCCATCTCCCACCAACCCGCCCATCTGCGACTTCAGCACACACAGATCGCTCAACACCTGCGCCTCAAACTCATTCATCATCCGCATCGCGATCTCCACTAGCTACCCAACGTTGTCGACAAAGGCAGATTCACAAACAATCCCACCGAAAACTCCGAGTAATTCGGCGGCGTACTTCCGTCATACATCCGCACATAGAACCGGTCCGCCTCCGTCGCTCGCGGAATATCGAAATTCCCCACCGCCGACCGCATCACCAGGTCCGCATCCACCCCAGGCTGAAATGCAAAATCCCTCCGCCGCACCTCAAAACCGCCTCCCGCCGGAGCAGTCGCATTCGTAGCCACCGTCACTGCCGCCGGACTAATCCGCGTCACTGCCAGCCCACTCAAATTCGCCAGGTACGTCGGTGCAATCGCCGCCGGCAACCACGCATCCACAGGAACCGATTTGCTCGTTTTGATCGAAAGATCATTCGCCCAGTCATTTGAAAACGCAATCGCATACGCAACCACGTCCGGGGAACTAGCCGCATACTCCACCGTCACCGACCGCACAGCCACCTGCACATCCAACCCCATCGATATCGAACTCAAAAGCAGCGCATCCCCCGGCCAAACATCGCCGTCGAGCCCGATATTCCACGTCTTGTAACTCCCGCTCCACGCCGCACTCACGCTGCTCGCCGCCGTCACCAGCGCCTGCGCCGCATTCCGGCAGTCGCGACTGCTCCGCGCCGCCGGACCCGTCACCGTACCCGTCCATACCGCAGTCGCAGGCATCCCCGCCCCAGCCAGCGCCGCCTGGCTCGCCGCATTCACCGCCCGCCCCACAGCTCGTCCAACCGTGCGATAGTTCACCACCACAACCTCGCCCAGTATCGGAGCCATCCCCGTATAAAACGTCAGCGAACCA of Acidicapsa ligni contains these proteins:
- the purK gene encoding 5-(carboxyamino)imidazole ribonucleotide synthase, encoding MSSGLVVQPGGLLAILGGGQLGRMTAMAARTMGYRVRVMDPDVNCPASFVVDEVVVGKWDDVAAAQRLATGADAVTLEIEQIGVAALSEVAGLAPLRPGVEPIRIIQDKILQKNWLAEHGFPVGAFRVVTSEVELQAALPELSGKVFLKTARGGYDGRGQWRLGFDGEAAEADVSAAWTGLGSRPAVAEMALDLDFEISVMAARSPSGEVRIYPAARNHHESQILAWSVLPAGISAELEERARGIARGIISKLELEGLLCVEMFITHSGELLVNELAPRPHNSYHQSERACATSQFEQLVRTSCNLPLGDTEVLVPAAIVNLLGDVWLDHEPDFAAALAVPGVRVHLYEKREAREGRKMGHLSATGATGGQALSRVLEAKGRL
- the purE gene encoding 5-(carboxyamino)imidazole ribonucleotide mutase, with the translated sequence MSESTAIGPLVGVVMGSKSDYEVMVAAVEMLREFGVPHEVQVVSAHRTPDLLFAYAASAAGRGLRAIVAGAGGAAHLPGMLAAKTLVPVLGVPVPATALQGMDSLLSIVQMPKGIPVATFAIGRPGAANAGLFAVQMLAATDAGLAEKLTAWRAARTAEVLSQELPL